A portion of the Oxynema aestuarii AP17 genome contains these proteins:
- a CDS encoding cytochrome P450, translating to MLNEGTRLEELKRRLVDRIEMTSANPFGAIFLFLRFLQKDWGPWSPWGRIMQKQRHMDEAIYDLIRDRRTHFDSDRVDILNLLLSTRDENGEGLSDTELRDELVTLLFAGYETTATALAWALYWIHQCPDVRQKLLAELDGLGENPDPMEIFRLPYLAAVAQESLRIGSPAMLTFPRVVERPVELGGQTLEPGTVVLGCVYLTHQRQDLYPEPHLFKPKRFLERQFSPYEFIPFGGGSRRCIGLALANYEMKLVLATILSRWELEIAEQDPVVPQRRGVLLAPKGGIALWHVLSIKPHGIPCTPDVGHGNFGLILKLAF from the coding sequence TTGTTAAATGAAGGTACGCGCCTCGAAGAACTGAAACGCCGTTTGGTCGATCGCATCGAAATGACCAGTGCCAATCCCTTCGGAGCCATTTTTCTGTTCTTACGCTTTTTGCAGAAAGACTGGGGACCGTGGAGTCCGTGGGGTCGGATTATGCAAAAACAACGGCACATGGACGAGGCCATCTACGACTTAATCCGCGATCGCCGTACCCATTTTGACAGCGATCGCGTCGATATTCTCAACCTTTTACTCTCCACCCGCGACGAGAACGGCGAAGGGTTGAGCGATACCGAATTGCGCGACGAATTAGTCACCCTTCTGTTTGCCGGATACGAAACCACCGCCACCGCTTTAGCCTGGGCATTATACTGGATCCACCAATGTCCGGACGTGCGCCAAAAACTGCTCGCCGAACTCGACGGACTCGGCGAAAACCCCGATCCGATGGAGATTTTCCGCTTACCTTACCTCGCCGCCGTGGCCCAAGAAAGCTTGCGGATCGGCTCCCCGGCGATGTTAACGTTTCCGCGTGTGGTCGAACGTCCCGTCGAACTGGGAGGACAAACCTTAGAACCGGGAACGGTTGTCCTCGGTTGCGTCTATCTCACTCACCAGCGCCAAGATCTTTACCCGGAACCGCATTTATTCAAACCCAAACGCTTTTTAGAGCGTCAATTTTCCCCTTACGAGTTCATCCCCTTTGGCGGGGGAAGCCGTCGCTGTATCGGTCTGGCATTAGCGAACTACGAGATGAAGCTAGTGTTAGCAACAATTTTGTCTCGCTGGGAACTCGAAATCGCCGAACAAGATCCGGTCGTTCCCCAACGGCGCGGGGTGTTGCTGGCGCCGAAAGGGGGGATTGCTCTCTGGCACGTTCTATCAATAAAACCTCACGGCATTCCATGTACCCCGGATGTAGGACACGGTAATTTTGGCCTGATTCTTAAACTTGCTTTTTGA
- a CDS encoding RNA-guided endonuclease InsQ/TnpB family protein — MFKAYKYRIYPTPEQQATLAKSFGCCRWYWNYALNLCQETYRSTGKGLSRGYLQGLLPTLKKEYPWLKKDVYSQCLQVVALNLSTAYRNFFEKRAKLPRFKSKQGRQSISYPQNVKFEGNYIKLPKVGLVRCRQHRSFEGKIKTVTLSKNPDGKYYASVLVEGKKEPPLLSTEGKAIGIDLGLTDFAITSEGSKYNNPKHFDKHARNLKRKQQKHARKRKGSNNRNKSRVKVAKIHAKISRCREDFLHKLSRKIVNENQVIVVESPLTPLNKGGTKGGIGMVRHHQLAKAISDVGWGMFCTMLKYKAESEGKVDLEVDRFFPSSKTCHVCLNQIKSLSLDVRSWTCEHCQTHHDRDINAAINLKNEGLRILELGTRSTALGGDVRRCGRTSVLSSAVPSEEGSRYCNL, encoded by the coding sequence ATGTTCAAGGCGTACAAATACCGCATCTATCCAACCCCCGAGCAACAAGCGACTTTAGCCAAGAGCTTTGGTTGCTGTCGTTGGTATTGGAACTATGCGTTAAATTTGTGCCAAGAGACTTATCGATCGACCGGAAAAGGTCTATCAAGGGGTTATCTTCAGGGATTATTACCTACCCTCAAAAAGGAATACCCTTGGCTCAAAAAAGATGTCTATTCCCAATGCTTGCAAGTCGTGGCGTTGAACTTATCAACCGCTTATCGAAACTTCTTTGAGAAACGGGCAAAATTACCCCGATTCAAATCCAAGCAGGGAAGGCAATCTATCAGTTATCCTCAAAATGTTAAGTTTGAGGGAAATTACATCAAACTGCCTAAAGTTGGGTTAGTGCGTTGTCGTCAGCATCGAAGTTTTGAGGGAAAAATCAAAACTGTAACCCTCTCCAAAAATCCAGATGGTAAATATTATGCTTCAGTTTTGGTAGAGGGTAAAAAAGAACCTCCCCTTCTCTCAACTGAAGGAAAAGCAATTGGCATTGATTTAGGGCTGACCGATTTTGCGATTACCAGTGAGGGGTCGAAATATAATAATCCCAAGCATTTTGATAAACACGCGCGAAACCTAAAAAGAAAACAGCAAAAACACGCTCGAAAAAGGAAAGGCAGCAACAACCGCAATAAATCGCGGGTAAAAGTTGCCAAGATTCACGCCAAAATAAGTCGCTGTCGTGAAGATTTTCTCCACAAGCTATCCCGTAAGATAGTGAACGAAAACCAAGTGATTGTGGTCGAATCCCCCCTAACCCCCCTTAATAAGGGGGGAACTAAAGGGGGGATAGGTATGGTTCGCCATCACCAACTCGCCAAAGCGATTAGTGATGTCGGTTGGGGGATGTTTTGTACGATGTTAAAGTACAAGGCCGAATCAGAAGGAAAAGTTGATCTAGAAGTCGATCGATTTTTTCCTTCCTCTAAAACCTGCCATGTATGCCTCAATCAAATCAAAAGCCTGTCTCTTGATGTGAGGAGCTGGACTTGCGAACATTGCCAAACCCATCATGACAGGGATATCAATGCCGCCATCAATCTCAAAAATGAAGGCTTACGGATATTAGAGTTAGGAACTCGCTCTACTGCCCTTGGAGGGGATGTAAGACGATGTGGTAGAACTTCAGTTCTATCTAGCGCAGTCCCCAGTGAAGAGGGAAGCCGCTATTGTAATCTTTGA
- a CDS encoding cytochrome P450 gives MPLPAGPKESPWIQLFQWIGDPLGYLHKSVNNYGDLFTARFGARTFVMVSNPKDLETMLAAPEIGAPGEVNDIVRPLLGDNSVILLGGDRHKKRRKLLMPPFHGERMRNYGETIANIADKITYSWNQNTAFLARDLMQDITLDVILQVVFGVNYRY, from the coding sequence ATGCCACTGCCTGCAGGTCCGAAAGAGTCTCCCTGGATTCAGCTTTTTCAATGGATTGGCGATCCGTTGGGATACTTACACAAATCTGTTAACAATTACGGTGATTTGTTTACCGCGCGCTTCGGTGCGAGAACCTTTGTGATGGTGAGCAATCCCAAAGATTTAGAAACAATGCTCGCCGCGCCTGAAATCGGCGCCCCCGGAGAAGTCAACGATATTGTCCGTCCTTTACTTGGAGACAATTCGGTCATTTTATTGGGGGGCGATCGCCACAAAAAGCGCCGTAAATTACTGATGCCTCCTTTCCACGGCGAACGAATGCGAAATTATGGAGAGACGATCGCCAACATTGCCGATAAAATTACCTATTCTTGGAATCAGAATACCGCTTTTCTTGCCCGGGATCTCATGCAAGACATCACCTTAGATGTCATTTTGCAAGTCGTGTTTGGCGTGAACTACCGCTATTGA
- a CDS encoding phosphoketolase: protein MTPTSPVAPAKAPDFCEGIQYFGELWPEFASHGKEAAIAPGKTAIVSPSDPSAVFQTLLAADALRYLTLQVTASKASGHPGGFASIAEAIASLVMLGHKNILTEVGHHAPGFYSSMFLDRSLEDMGIHTVQQMRERFREHQGLLGHLSGQIPGLLNPAGPLGQGQHFAMSGALLHRDTLFPVTIGDGGIGEPYVMSSMAHFHTAYPDVTNFLPILVWNGYSQEHHSMVSTKPNEEMIEYWEGNGFQEVILVNAKDFDDTNQSGDYVDSTAFSLKQRLAFTQAVLEATDKAAKSALSGKLTVLIVKQLKGAGVHDRGAKSHNLYGYHTLDNEAIVSALQERALPAEGWQLVRTNFERAAGGPASHHVVTEKERPLPELGALPLNEYPVHGEKQVATTAMGELIAHVGQKDPQFILTNADGNAASGINNVNQALKIVHPTPDDLYFQGPQGQVYEPLSEDACAGLAAGLALFGARTLWCSYESFAINGLPIWQTVTQAMAELRRPTPSTITLFTAGALEQGRNGWTHQRPEIENYFAAMMRNGNIFPLFPTDANSIQVCYDWALTTKNKGVTITASKSPLPIRTTFEQTKQALKDGGVVIHESEGKQKVVFAVIGDMTLIPVFDAAVRLEDEGIGVRIVSVVSPRRLYRPDDTAWESCAQPDSHFLDDAGFDRLFGGDALIGVTGGSSAMLEPLMLRSTLKRDLFAWKRGETASSAGQIMALNGLTAEALSTRAEQLLA from the coding sequence ATGACCCCAACCAGCCCAGTTGCTCCCGCAAAAGCGCCCGATTTTTGCGAAGGCATTCAATATTTTGGCGAGCTGTGGCCGGAGTTTGCCAGCCACGGTAAAGAAGCGGCGATCGCCCCCGGAAAAACCGCGATCGTCTCCCCTTCCGATCCGTCTGCCGTCTTCCAAACCCTCCTCGCCGCCGACGCCCTGCGTTACCTCACCCTGCAAGTCACTGCCAGTAAAGCATCTGGGCATCCCGGCGGGTTTGCCAGTATTGCCGAGGCGATCGCCTCCTTAGTCATGCTCGGCCACAAAAACATCCTCACCGAAGTCGGACACCACGCCCCCGGCTTCTACAGCAGCATGTTCCTCGATCGCTCCCTCGAAGACATGGGCATCCATACCGTGCAGCAAATGCGCGAAAGGTTCCGCGAACACCAAGGACTGCTCGGCCACCTCTCCGGCCAAATTCCCGGACTGCTCAACCCCGCCGGACCCCTCGGACAAGGGCAACACTTCGCCATGTCCGGCGCCCTTCTCCACCGCGATACCCTCTTCCCCGTCACCATCGGCGATGGCGGCATCGGCGAACCCTACGTCATGAGCAGCATGGCGCACTTCCACACCGCCTATCCCGACGTCACCAACTTCCTCCCCATCCTCGTCTGGAACGGCTATTCCCAAGAACACCACAGCATGGTGTCAACCAAACCCAACGAGGAAATGATCGAATATTGGGAAGGCAACGGCTTCCAAGAAGTCATCCTCGTCAACGCCAAAGACTTCGACGACACCAACCAAAGCGGCGATTACGTCGATAGCACCGCCTTCTCCCTCAAACAGCGTCTCGCCTTTACCCAAGCCGTCCTCGAAGCCACCGACAAAGCCGCCAAATCCGCCCTCAGTGGCAAATTGACCGTTTTAATCGTCAAACAACTCAAAGGCGCGGGCGTCCACGATCGCGGCGCCAAATCTCACAACCTCTACGGCTACCACACCCTCGATAACGAGGCGATCGTCAGCGCCCTCCAAGAACGCGCCCTCCCCGCCGAAGGGTGGCAACTAGTTCGCACCAACTTCGAGCGCGCTGCAGGCGGTCCGGCGTCCCACCACGTCGTCACCGAAAAAGAACGCCCCCTCCCCGAACTCGGTGCGCTTCCTTTAAACGAATACCCCGTCCACGGCGAAAAACAAGTCGCCACCACCGCAATGGGAGAATTAATCGCCCACGTCGGCCAAAAAGACCCTCAATTCATCCTCACCAACGCCGACGGGAACGCCGCCTCGGGGATTAACAACGTCAACCAAGCCCTCAAAATCGTCCATCCTACCCCTGACGACCTCTACTTCCAAGGGCCTCAAGGGCAAGTTTACGAACCCTTGAGCGAGGACGCCTGCGCCGGACTCGCCGCCGGATTGGCCTTATTCGGCGCCCGTACCTTGTGGTGTTCCTACGAATCATTCGCCATCAACGGCTTGCCGATTTGGCAGACCGTCACCCAAGCGATGGCCGAACTGCGCCGCCCCACCCCCTCCACGATTACCCTCTTTACCGCAGGGGCACTCGAACAAGGGCGCAACGGCTGGACTCACCAACGTCCGGAAATTGAAAACTATTTCGCCGCAATGATGCGAAATGGCAATATCTTCCCCTTATTCCCCACCGACGCCAACAGCATACAAGTGTGCTACGACTGGGCGCTGACGACGAAAAATAAAGGGGTTACAATTACCGCGAGTAAGTCGCCATTGCCGATTCGCACCACCTTCGAGCAAACGAAACAAGCCCTCAAAGATGGCGGCGTCGTCATCCACGAAAGCGAAGGCAAACAAAAAGTCGTGTTTGCCGTGATTGGCGACATGACCTTAATTCCCGTCTTCGATGCCGCAGTGCGCCTCGAAGACGAAGGCATCGGCGTGCGGATTGTCTCCGTAGTCAGCCCCCGCCGCCTCTACCGTCCCGACGATACCGCCTGGGAGAGCTGCGCTCAACCGGACAGTCACTTCCTCGACGATGCAGGTTTCGATCGCCTCTTCGGCGGCGATGCCTTAATCGGGGTTACCGGGGGTTCCTCGGCAATGCTCGAACCGTTGATGTTGCGTTCTACACTCAAGCGCGATCTGTTCGCCTGGAAGCGCGGCGAAACCGCATCTAGTGCAGGTCAAATCATGGCCCTCAACGGATTGACCGCCGAAGCCTTATCGACCCGCGCCGAACAATTACTCGCCTAG
- a CDS encoding RNA-guided endonuclease InsQ/TnpB family protein, with product MSRVRGTQWYVVVTIESDISVPDVPVHGRAIGIDLGLERFLTASDRSFQERPKFFKSMQRKLKLLQRRAARKQKGSQNWEKAQIQVARMHHRIANRRKDFHLKTAHQLCDRAQTIFVEDLNVKGLTRGMLRKDCVDAAFGQFLSLTEWVCWKRGVYFAKVNPNGTSQVCPSCFATVSKGLEVREHHCPECGYRTHRDHAAAEMVLRRGLEQVSSQGL from the coding sequence TTGTCCAGGGTACGGGGTACACAATGGTATGTCGTCGTCACCATTGAATCGGATATATCGGTTCCCGATGTCCCGGTTCACGGTCGGGCGATTGGGATTGACCTGGGATTGGAGCGATTCTTGACCGCTTCCGATCGCTCTTTCCAAGAACGCCCTAAGTTTTTCAAGTCGATGCAACGCAAGCTGAAATTGCTGCAACGCAGAGCAGCACGAAAACAAAAGGGTTCTCAAAACTGGGAGAAGGCGCAAATCCAAGTGGCTAGAATGCACCATCGCATTGCCAATCGTCGTAAAGATTTCCATCTGAAGACGGCTCATCAGCTTTGCGACCGGGCGCAAACCATCTTTGTAGAAGACCTCAACGTCAAAGGCTTGACCCGAGGGATGTTGCGAAAAGATTGTGTAGATGCTGCCTTCGGACAATTCCTGTCTCTGACGGAATGGGTTTGCTGGAAGCGTGGGGTCTACTTTGCTAAAGTCAACCCCAACGGTACCAGTCAAGTCTGTCCATCCTGCTTTGCTACGGTGAGCAAAGGGTTGGAAGTCAGAGAGCATCATTGTCCTGAGTGTGGGTATCGGACTCATCGTGACCATGCTGCAGCAGAGATGGTTTTGCGTCGTGGACTCGAACAAGTCAGTAGCCAGGGACTCTGA
- a CDS encoding RNA-guided endonuclease InsQ/TnpB family protein, producing MLTMNYTYRIDPDATQEAELRSWLETCRGVYNYALRELKDWIASRKCSVDRCSLEKEYIIPADEPFPSYHRQQNNLPKAKKQFPHLGKVHSQVLQTTIRRLHDTWEAFVKRGHGFPRFKKFGQFKSFVFPQFKNNSINGFTIKLPKIGEVPINLHPPFAPLSKGGWGDTGAGIVQGTGYTMVCRRHH from the coding sequence ATGCTGACCATGAACTACACCTACCGAATCGATCCAGACGCCACCCAAGAGGCTGAACTGCGATCGTGGCTTGAGACGTGCAGAGGCGTATATAACTACGCGTTGCGCGAACTCAAAGACTGGATTGCTTCGCGTAAGTGTTCGGTAGACCGATGCTCGCTGGAAAAGGAATACATCATTCCCGCCGATGAACCATTTCCGTCCTACCATCGTCAGCAGAACAACCTGCCTAAAGCGAAGAAGCAATTCCCGCATCTGGGTAAGGTACATTCTCAGGTGTTGCAGACCACGATTCGCAGACTGCACGATACCTGGGAAGCATTTGTGAAACGGGGACATGGATTCCCTCGTTTCAAAAAGTTCGGTCAGTTCAAATCCTTTGTGTTTCCCCAATTCAAGAACAATTCCATCAATGGCTTCACAATCAAATTGCCAAAGATCGGGGAAGTACCCATCAACCTGCATCCCCCCTTCGCCCCCCTTTCAAAGGGGGGTTGGGGGGATACAGGTGCGGGTATTGTCCAGGGTACGGGGTACACAATGGTATGTCGTCGTCACCATTGA
- a CDS encoding inositol phosphate phosphatase SopB — protein MGNRQFDRKPTSKKFSATPIASPLQMRPFAAPPQPSETPQLQPQPEGQKTASYNFADISIFDPHTSPPPSPSWNSSPLLQPKSEAPLITPPTSVEPKLAIRPNHKYEQEADASSSVPRKIDGEGETLVQRVNENEDKSGEKETGDLSTRSSTTATGSRGGPPNRPLPPIPGSSSTTATTSRGGPPNRPLPPIPGSSSTTATGSQNRAIPRTTRPRSGFTPTRTQKTITNRPQTASRSNNNAINNTNAARQNQAPGNPSPNTLTSDALLEGASRWFNVAEQLAWNFLNGEEINQIRIKFNSKQEEIKNKIETNKPDIFEELKQGKGALKEYLDKELPDWLSLCIFNALKALNSQSEITWGEIRTQLKDLYIQNLNKEVEWKTISKSMQIGGETYTSSFTPLNQEFDSQHFESYGSTGLSSMSPRLTENPEKDTEPERNRTTNAWYTEFKAENSDEALFSAFRSGVLEDYGIKDPKKRREANKEKAAQLLTAIAIKYLSKKTNDELKNANYKVSIPLVTTALLTPVATDKGADEAGKLDRHIQALKDANNEFRNNRRKINVNHCLHPISVEFNIIAFNYGVNQNAKFGKYTQWRKLNSESLDRLKEAKKEAVRDMEFEQKNLMRYISGAQTKLSLIQKGNINEDPQICSDLIKTSSQQFTKIEKDIKKIEQLWQRIQKRGKLGGGDVDYEMPALISNLAFLIGSMVHYNCKSGKDRTGMADVETKFLAYQMEDRAKKGDRQLVPHYTDSLSKEDKKALKTMVFESGNLEVQKYNTGFAGYKVKTPNLAKRLGEDVLNQARGLAADYTDVKQMYPPNWEAK, from the coding sequence ATGGGTAATCGTCAATTTGACCGCAAGCCAACGTCGAAGAAGTTTTCAGCGACCCCAATCGCATCACCACTTCAGATGCGTCCGTTCGCGGCGCCCCCCCAACCGAGTGAGACGCCACAGTTACAGCCACAACCGGAAGGTCAAAAAACCGCCAGTTACAACTTTGCCGATATTTCTATCTTCGATCCCCATACTTCACCACCGCCATCTCCTTCATGGAATTCGTCCCCTTTGTTACAACCGAAGTCGGAAGCTCCCCTCATAACCCCTCCGACCTCTGTCGAACCCAAATTGGCAATTCGACCCAACCACAAATACGAGCAAGAAGCCGATGCTAGTTCGAGCGTACCGCGTAAGATCGATGGCGAAGGAGAAACGCTTGTCCAGCGTGTAAATGAGAACGAGGATAAGTCAGGAGAGAAGGAAACGGGAGATCTTTCTACCCGCTCATCAACAACCGCAACAGGCTCACGAGGCGGTCCTCCCAATCGACCTCTTCCACCGATTCCGGGAAGCTCATCAACAACGGCAACAACCTCACGAGGCGGTCCTCCCAATCGACCTCTTCCACCGATTCCGGGAAGCTCATCAACAACTGCAACAGGCTCCCAAAATAGAGCTATTCCAAGGACAACAAGACCTCGATCTGGTTTCACTCCGACAAGAACACAAAAAACCATTACGAATCGTCCGCAGACTGCATCGCGGTCGAATAACAATGCTATCAACAACACGAATGCAGCTCGGCAAAATCAGGCTCCTGGAAATCCATCACCAAATACGCTAACTTCTGATGCTTTATTGGAAGGAGCAAGCCGGTGGTTTAATGTAGCCGAGCAGCTTGCATGGAATTTTTTAAATGGAGAAGAAATTAATCAAATAAGAATAAAATTTAACTCAAAACAAGAGGAAATAAAAAATAAAATAGAAACAAATAAACCCGATATATTTGAAGAACTCAAACAAGGAAAAGGAGCTTTAAAAGAATATTTAGACAAAGAGCTTCCGGATTGGCTGTCACTTTGCATTTTTAATGCTTTAAAAGCATTAAATTCACAATCAGAAATAACCTGGGGAGAGATTAGAACTCAACTCAAAGATCTCTATATTCAGAATTTAAATAAAGAGGTTGAATGGAAAACAATCTCTAAGTCGATGCAAATTGGTGGCGAGACCTATACCAGTAGTTTTACACCTCTCAATCAAGAATTCGATTCCCAGCATTTTGAATCTTATGGAAGCACGGGATTATCCAGTATGTCTCCCCGGTTAACAGAAAACCCTGAGAAAGATACGGAACCCGAACGTAATCGAACAACGAATGCATGGTATACCGAATTCAAAGCAGAGAATAGTGATGAAGCGCTTTTTTCAGCGTTCCGAAGTGGCGTTTTAGAGGACTACGGTATTAAAGATCCGAAGAAACGGCGGGAAGCAAATAAGGAAAAAGCAGCACAACTTTTAACCGCGATCGCTATTAAATACCTCAGCAAAAAAACAAATGACGAATTGAAAAATGCTAACTACAAGGTCAGCATTCCATTAGTAACGACAGCCTTGCTAACTCCCGTAGCTACAGATAAAGGAGCGGATGAGGCAGGGAAACTAGATAGGCATATTCAAGCTTTAAAAGATGCTAACAATGAATTCAGAAATAATAGAAGAAAAATAAATGTAAACCACTGTTTACATCCTATCAGTGTGGAGTTTAATATTATCGCTTTTAACTATGGAGTCAATCAAAATGCAAAATTTGGAAAATATACGCAATGGCGTAAACTCAACTCTGAGAGCTTAGATCGATTAAAGGAGGCCAAAAAAGAAGCAGTCCGGGATATGGAATTTGAACAGAAAAATTTAATGCGGTATATCAGTGGCGCTCAAACTAAATTGTCATTGATTCAAAAGGGAAATATAAATGAAGATCCACAAATATGTTCCGACTTAATAAAAACATCCTCTCAACAATTCACCAAAATCGAAAAAGACATTAAAAAAATAGAGCAACTCTGGCAACGGATTCAGAAAAGAGGAAAGTTAGGAGGGGGTGATGTAGATTACGAGATGCCAGCCCTAATCTCGAATCTAGCTTTTTTAATCGGTTCCATGGTTCATTATAACTGTAAAAGTGGAAAAGATCGGACGGGCATGGCGGATGTTGAGACTAAATTCTTAGCCTATCAAATGGAAGATCGAGCCAAAAAAGGCGATCGGCAACTTGTCCCTCACTATACAGATTCATTAAGCAAAGAGGATAAAAAAGCATTAAAAACGATGGTTTTTGAAAGTGGCAATTTAGAGGTTCAAAAATACAATACTGGTTTTGCAGGATATAAAGTCAAAACACCAAACCTGGCAAAACGTTTAGGAGAAGATGTTTTGAATCAAGCCCGAGGATTAGCGGCAGACTATACTGATGTCAAACAAATGTACCCGCCGAACTGGGAGGCGAAGTAA
- a CDS encoding nuclease A inhibitor family protein has product MSDLSLNEIVDQLRELTRDLYWFSESDYAWEVRILPEATIAPETVRQQSQKPANAEIETVEFDPFFQRAVEEKDWYGDRERETVGRYRQLVQFLQENLHDLIVYRVGAIEVEIFVFGKTKTGEVVGLNTISVET; this is encoded by the coding sequence ATGAGTGACCTTTCTTTGAACGAAATCGTAGACCAACTGCGGGAGTTAACCCGAGATTTGTACTGGTTCAGCGAATCAGATTATGCTTGGGAAGTCAGGATTTTGCCTGAAGCAACGATCGCCCCGGAAACGGTGAGGCAACAATCGCAAAAACCTGCAAATGCCGAGATCGAAACTGTCGAGTTCGATCCCTTCTTCCAACGTGCCGTAGAGGAAAAAGATTGGTATGGCGATCGCGAACGCGAAACCGTCGGACGTTACCGCCAATTGGTACAATTTCTGCAAGAAAATTTACACGATCTCATCGTTTATCGGGTCGGCGCGATCGAGGTCGAAATCTTCGTCTTCGGCAAAACAAAAACCGGGGAAGTTGTCGGCTTAAATACGATTTCTGTTGAAACTTAA